In Ancalomicrobiaceae bacterium S20, the following proteins share a genomic window:
- the rlmN gene encoding 23S rRNA (adenine(2503)-C(2))-methyltransferase RlmN has translation MATVSLLPKDRADLSQIMKVAEAQPARDAKPSLLGMTREELGQALADVGVEDRQIRMRTAQLWHWMYLRGAASFDAMTNVSKDMRAALAERYTIGRPEIVTEQISVDGTRKWLFRFPARGAGRPVEVETVYIPEEGRGTLCVSSQVGCTLTCSFCHTGTQKLVRNLTREEIVAQIVVARERLGDFPEVAANARKDAEGLLPSEGRLVTNIVMMGMGEPLYNFDNVREALLIASDGDGLSLSKRRITLSTSGVVPMIPRAGAEIGTMLAISLHAVRDDLRDELVPLNRKYPIAELLDACRAYPGLSNARRITFEYVMLKGINDSPADARELVRLLKGIPAKINLIPFNPWPGSAYECSDWDEIETFAEVVNRAGYASPIRTPRGRDILAACGQLKSASERLRVRERMALEAMIGGGGED, from the coding sequence ATGGCCACCGTTTCGCTTCTGCCGAAGGACCGTGCCGATCTGAGCCAGATCATGAAGGTCGCAGAGGCGCAGCCCGCGCGCGATGCCAAGCCTTCGCTGCTCGGCATGACGCGCGAGGAACTCGGCCAGGCGCTTGCCGACGTCGGCGTCGAGGATCGGCAGATCCGCATGCGCACGGCCCAGCTCTGGCACTGGATGTACCTGCGCGGCGCCGCCTCCTTCGATGCGATGACCAACGTCTCGAAGGACATGCGCGCCGCGCTCGCCGAGCGCTACACGATCGGCCGCCCGGAGATCGTCACCGAACAGATTTCGGTCGACGGCACCCGCAAGTGGCTGTTCCGGTTTCCCGCCCGCGGCGCCGGCCGCCCGGTCGAGGTCGAGACGGTCTACATCCCCGAGGAAGGCCGCGGCACGCTCTGCGTCTCGAGCCAGGTCGGCTGCACGCTGACCTGCTCGTTCTGCCACACCGGCACGCAGAAGCTGGTCCGCAACCTGACCCGCGAGGAGATCGTCGCCCAGATCGTCGTCGCGCGCGAGCGGCTCGGCGACTTCCCCGAGGTCGCGGCCAACGCCCGCAAGGACGCCGAGGGCCTGCTGCCGAGCGAAGGCCGGCTCGTCACCAACATCGTCATGATGGGCATGGGCGAGCCGCTCTACAATTTCGACAATGTCCGCGAAGCACTGCTGATCGCCTCCGACGGCGACGGCCTGTCACTGTCGAAGCGTCGCATCACGCTGTCGACCTCCGGCGTGGTGCCGATGATCCCGCGCGCCGGGGCCGAGATCGGCACCATGCTGGCGATCTCGCTCCATGCCGTGCGCGACGACCTGCGCGACGAGCTGGTGCCGCTCAATCGCAAGTATCCGATCGCCGAGCTGCTCGACGCCTGCCGCGCCTATCCCGGCCTGTCGAACGCCCGCCGCATCACCTTCGAATACGTGATGCTGAAGGGCATCAACGACAGCCCGGCCGACGCGCGCGAGCTGGTGCGGCTCCTGAAGGGCATTCCGGCCAAGATCAATCTCATTCCGTTCAATCCGTGGCCGGGCTCGGCCTACGAGTGCTCGGACTGGGACGAGATCGAGACCTTCGCCGAGGTCGTCAACCGCGCCGGCTACGCGAGCCCGATCCGCACGCCGCGCGGTCGCGACATCCTGGCCGCCTGCGGACAGCTGAAGTCGGCCTCCGAGCGGCTGCGCGTGCGCGAGCGCATGGCGCTCGAAGCCATGATCGGCGGCGGCGGCGAGGATTGA
- a CDS encoding invasion associated locus B family protein — translation MWTVRPIGLAAALLLAGTAAALAQAATPYQLAESKDWKAVSATGAKGKVCYALTKPQKMEPNGLNHGDVFFFVSTRPGEHVRNEPSIQVGYPFKEGSKLTVDIDGKKFTLFTRGDGAWFENATEEAKLVDAMKKGKKMSAQGQSGRGNTTTYAFSLAGFGEMLDAIGKGCK, via the coding sequence ATGTGGACCGTTCGTCCGATCGGGCTCGCCGCCGCCTTGCTGCTCGCCGGCACGGCCGCGGCCCTGGCCCAGGCCGCAACGCCCTACCAACTCGCCGAATCGAAGGATTGGAAGGCGGTTTCCGCCACCGGAGCCAAGGGCAAGGTCTGCTACGCGCTGACCAAACCCCAGAAGATGGAGCCGAACGGGCTCAATCATGGCGACGTCTTCTTCTTCGTCTCGACCCGACCGGGCGAGCACGTGCGCAACGAGCCGAGCATCCAGGTCGGCTATCCGTTCAAGGAAGGCAGCAAGCTGACCGTCGACATCGACGGCAAGAAGTTCACCCTGTTCACGCGCGGCGACGGTGCCTGGTTCGAGAATGCGACCGAGGAAGCCAAGCTGGTGGATGCGATGAAGAAGGGGAAGAAGATGTCGGCGCAGGGCCAGTCCGGCCGCGGCAACACCACGACCTATGCCTTCTCGCTCGCCGGCTTCGGCGAAATGCTCGACGCGATCGGCAAGGGCTGCAAGTAG
- a CDS encoding DUF429 domain-containing protein, producing the protein MTDRAPAPDHPIPAWTPGRAVAGVDGCPAGWIAVYRWPGTDRPPEAKVHARFTEILADGNDPAVVGVDMPIGLPDRSGPGGRGPERLVRAFLGERQSSVFTVPSRAAVEAGIGLPDDAGYAAACRVAAETSEPPRKVSKQCFYLFPKIREMDALFDERDLAGRVFEVHPEVAFWRLNGERAMPLPKKVKSRPNPPGLAERVDLLVRHGLPRALLEGPRPRGVGPDDLLDAAVVSLIAERIARSEATPFPNPPGRDERGRPIAIWA; encoded by the coding sequence ATGACCGACCGCGCCCCCGCGCCCGACCATCCGATCCCCGCCTGGACACCCGGCCGCGCCGTCGCCGGCGTCGATGGCTGCCCGGCCGGCTGGATCGCGGTCTACCGCTGGCCCGGCACCGACCGACCGCCCGAAGCGAAGGTTCACGCGCGCTTCACCGAGATCCTCGCCGACGGCAACGACCCGGCCGTGGTCGGCGTCGACATGCCGATCGGCCTGCCCGACCGCAGTGGCCCCGGCGGCCGCGGCCCGGAACGGCTGGTTCGCGCCTTTCTCGGCGAGCGGCAATCGTCGGTGTTCACGGTGCCGAGCCGCGCCGCGGTCGAGGCCGGTATCGGCCTGCCCGACGACGCGGGCTACGCCGCCGCCTGCCGGGTCGCGGCCGAGACCTCCGAGCCGCCGCGCAAGGTCTCGAAGCAGTGCTTCTACCTGTTCCCGAAGATCCGCGAGATGGACGCGCTGTTCGACGAACGGGATCTCGCTGGCCGGGTGTTTGAAGTCCATCCCGAGGTCGCCTTCTGGCGCCTGAACGGCGAGCGGGCGATGCCCTTGCCGAAGAAGGTCAAGAGCCGGCCGAACCCGCCCGGCCTCGCGGAACGCGTCGACCTGCTCGTTCGCCACGGCCTGCCGCGCGCGCTGCTCGAAGGGCCGCGGCCGCGCGGCGTCGGCCCGGACGATCTCCTCGACGCCGCGGTCGTGTCGCTGATCGCCGAACGCATCGCCAGAAGCGAGGCGACGCCGTTCCCGAACCCGCCCGGTCGCGACGAACGCGGCCGCCCGATCGCGATCTGGGCCTGA
- a CDS encoding FAD-binding oxidoreductase yields the protein MSEHYDVVVVGGAIVGSSVAYFLKHELGFAGSVLVVEKDPTYARSSTTLSAASIRQQFSTAENIRLSRFGVSFIKDLKARFGADADVGFREGGYLVLASAAGRAVLEQNHRVQAAEGADIVLIEPGALAERYPWMSLDDVALAAFGQTGEGWFDAHMLLDLIRKGARAAGATYTQGTVAGIEKTGAKVSAVTLADGRRIGCGVLVNAAGPAGGDVAALAGLALPVEPRKRCVFVVHCRTPLPDMPMLIDATGVYIRPEGEYHICGVSPAEDADPRADGDFDVDYALYEDVIWPALATRVPAMESLKLVRAWAGHYDYNTLDQNAVIGPHPDVSNFLFANGFSGHGLQQAPAAGRAVAELIVHGRFQSLDLTLFGWDRIARKEPVFELNVI from the coding sequence ATGTCCGAGCATTACGACGTTGTCGTCGTCGGTGGAGCGATCGTCGGTTCGTCGGTCGCCTATTTCCTCAAGCACGAGCTCGGCTTCGCCGGCTCCGTGCTCGTGGTCGAGAAGGACCCGACCTACGCACGATCCTCGACGACGCTCTCCGCCGCCTCGATCCGCCAGCAGTTCTCGACCGCCGAGAACATCCGCCTGTCGCGCTTCGGCGTCTCCTTCATCAAGGATCTGAAGGCCCGTTTCGGCGCCGATGCCGACGTCGGCTTCCGCGAGGGCGGCTATCTGGTGCTCGCCAGCGCCGCCGGCCGCGCCGTGCTCGAGCAGAACCACCGCGTCCAGGCCGCCGAAGGCGCCGATATCGTGCTGATCGAGCCCGGAGCACTCGCCGAGCGCTATCCGTGGATGTCGCTCGACGACGTGGCGCTCGCCGCCTTCGGCCAGACCGGCGAGGGCTGGTTCGACGCGCACATGCTGCTCGACCTGATCCGCAAGGGCGCCCGCGCCGCCGGCGCTACCTATACGCAAGGCACGGTCGCCGGCATCGAGAAGACCGGCGCGAAAGTCTCCGCGGTGACGCTCGCCGACGGCCGCCGCATCGGCTGCGGCGTGCTGGTCAATGCCGCCGGCCCCGCCGGCGGCGATGTCGCCGCGCTCGCGGGCCTCGCCCTGCCGGTCGAGCCGCGCAAGCGCTGCGTCTTCGTCGTGCATTGCCGCACGCCGCTGCCCGACATGCCGATGCTGATCGATGCGACCGGCGTCTACATCCGCCCCGAGGGCGAGTACCACATCTGCGGCGTCTCGCCGGCCGAGGACGCCGATCCGCGCGCCGACGGCGATTTCGATGTCGATTACGCGCTCTACGAGGATGTGATCTGGCCCGCGCTCGCCACTCGCGTGCCGGCGATGGAGAGCCTGAAGCTCGTCCGCGCCTGGGCCGGCCACTACGACTACAACACGCTCGACCAGAACGCCGTGATCGGCCCGCATCCGGACGTCTCGAACTTCCTGTTCGCCAACGGCTTTTCCGGCCACGGCCTGCAGCAGGCCCCCGCCGCCGGCCGCGCGGTCGCCGAGCTGATCGTGCACGGCCGGTTCCAGAGCCTCGATCTCACGCTGTTCGGCTGGGACCGGATCGCGCGCAAGGAGCCGGTGTTCGAGCTCAACGTGATCTGA
- the pdxY gene encoding pyridoxal kinase PdxY, which produces MEGATPPASATATTPDAPSARSAPAGRPAVVVLSSLVARGSVGGRAVVFALERMGFPVWFLPTVLLPWHPGHGRASRHVPPADAFAALAADLARAPWLGEVGAVLTGYFGSAEQVEAAAGLVAAIKAARPDALYLCDPVIGDQKPDGSGGLYLPEATAIAIRDRLMPLADIATPNRFEAGWLSGLPVGSTAEAIAAARALGPGTVLVTSAPAMMHRSVATLLVEATRCLQAEHPLVEGAPNGTGDLLAATFLARRLDGMTSEAALPRALGAVFEMVARSVRAGSDELVLAAEQDTILHPMAQVTVRAIATPKPRAK; this is translated from the coding sequence ATGGAAGGCGCCACTCCGCCGGCATCCGCCACTGCGACCACCCCAGACGCGCCCAGCGCCCGCTCCGCGCCCGCCGGCCGCCCGGCCGTGGTCGTGCTGTCGAGCCTGGTCGCGCGCGGCAGCGTCGGCGGCCGCGCGGTCGTCTTCGCGCTGGAGCGCATGGGGTTTCCGGTCTGGTTCCTGCCGACCGTGCTGCTGCCCTGGCACCCGGGTCACGGCCGGGCGAGCCGCCACGTCCCGCCGGCCGATGCCTTTGCCGCGCTCGCCGCCGATCTCGCCCGCGCGCCCTGGCTCGGCGAGGTCGGCGCGGTGCTGACCGGCTATTTCGGCTCGGCCGAACAGGTCGAGGCGGCGGCCGGACTGGTCGCGGCGATCAAGGCCGCGCGGCCCGACGCGCTCTATCTCTGCGACCCGGTGATCGGCGACCAGAAGCCCGACGGCTCCGGCGGCCTCTATCTGCCCGAAGCGACCGCGATCGCGATCCGCGACCGGCTGATGCCGCTCGCCGACATCGCGACGCCGAACCGCTTCGAGGCCGGCTGGCTCTCCGGCCTGCCGGTCGGCTCGACGGCGGAGGCCATCGCGGCGGCGCGCGCGCTCGGACCCGGCACGGTGCTGGTCACGTCCGCGCCAGCGATGATGCATCGCTCGGTCGCGACGCTGCTCGTCGAGGCGACCCGCTGCCTGCAGGCCGAGCATCCGCTGGTCGAAGGCGCGCCGAACGGCACCGGCGACCTGCTCGCCGCGACCTTCCTGGCGCGCCGGCTCGACGGCATGACCTCGGAAGCAGCGCTGCCGCGCGCGCTCGGCGCCGTGTTCGAGATGGTCGCCCGCAGCGTCCGCGCCGGCTCCGATGAGCTGGTGCTCGCCGCCGAGCAGGACACAATCCTGCACCCGATGGCGCAGGTGACGGTCCGCGCCATCGCGACGCCGAAGCCGCGCGCGAAATGA